In a genomic window of Candidatus Poribacteria bacterium:
- a CDS encoding Gfo/Idh/MocA family oxidoreductase: protein MASKYRVGIIGCGGIANAHARGYQGVEQTEIVALADPVQVALDKFADTYGVSAENCYLDAREMLDNENLDIVSVATWHRLHAPMTLAACARSPKAVLCEKPMGVSLGECDEMLIAANRSSVKVVIGHQRRFNSAWTDARNLIAEGAIGEPRQIVCHGGQGLLNDCSHLFDMMRYVIGDPDPQWVIGNVERKTERYERDIQIEDRSAGVIGFSNGCIGMLLQEIGRPNYQGGIVYGTDGIADVTEGRVRLLNNKATDWEERPSDGRDQHVAQATELVEWIEGGPEHRGEAKHGRAAVEIIMAIYESARMHEVVQLPLRTHANPLDLMIESGELPIERPGRYDIRAFLLHGESMKPEEK, encoded by the coding sequence ATGGCATCTAAATATCGCGTTGGAATTATAGGATGTGGTGGTATCGCCAATGCTCATGCACGTGGCTATCAGGGCGTTGAGCAAACAGAAATTGTCGCACTTGCCGATCCAGTTCAAGTCGCTCTTGACAAATTCGCAGACACCTACGGCGTATCCGCTGAAAACTGTTATTTGGATGCGCGCGAGATGCTGGATAACGAAAATCTTGATATTGTCAGTGTCGCGACGTGGCATAGACTCCATGCCCCCATGACACTCGCAGCGTGTGCGCGAAGTCCGAAGGCAGTGCTCTGTGAAAAACCGATGGGTGTAAGTCTCGGCGAATGCGATGAAATGTTAATCGCCGCGAACCGAAGCAGCGTCAAGGTCGTCATTGGGCATCAACGCCGATTCAATTCCGCATGGACGGATGCCCGAAACCTCATCGCTGAGGGGGCAATCGGTGAACCGCGACAAATTGTCTGCCACGGGGGGCAAGGGTTATTGAATGACTGCTCACACCTCTTTGATATGATGCGCTATGTTATAGGTGATCCCGATCCACAATGGGTCATCGGTAACGTTGAACGGAAAACGGAACGTTACGAGCGTGATATCCAGATTGAGGACCGGAGTGCTGGTGTTATCGGCTTTTCAAATGGTTGTATCGGTATGCTCTTGCAGGAGATTGGTAGACCGAACTATCAAGGGGGTATCGTCTACGGAACAGATGGTATCGCAGATGTAACGGAGGGGCGCGTCCGTCTTCTCAACAATAAGGCTACCGACTGGGAAGAACGACCTTCTGATGGAAGGGATCAGCACGTCGCACAAGCAACTGAGCTGGTCGAATGGATCGAGGGCGGTCCTGAACACCGCGGTGAGGCAAAACATGGGCGTGCTGCTGTTGAAATTATAATGGCGATCTACGAGTCCGCACGTATGCACGAAGTCGTCCAATTACCGCTGCGGACGCATGCCAATCCGCTGGATTTGATGATTGAAAGCGGAGAGTTGCCTATTGAACGCCCAGGGCGTTATGACATCCGTGCGTTTTTATTGCACGGCGAATCCATGAAACCTGAAGAAAAGTAA
- a CDS encoding FtsX-like permease family protein, giving the protein MQITQGVTVGLSALQRNKLRSVLTTLGIIIGIAAVVAVVSVGGGAEHLMLAELERIGGAGLIVCFRKDTFRREDGSYVENKHPAYIEYEDLDFLLENCPSLKTATALSEWTLTVSHKHVNQSLQIVGATPFYEEVNNWYVQAGRFMTQSDMERREPICVIGSEVRKDLFEGEDPIGLELRVGEERFTVIGVMEEKGNSMASEGWDNRVIIPITTMEIRFIGQQKGWMYLWAQAESYEKVEQAVAEIKVAMRQQHGDEKYFQFFTAKEIIKQVGNVSRIVQVLLGGVASVALFVGGIGIMNIMLVSVTERTREIGLRKAVGAKRRDILIQFLIEAIVLSICGGLIGIFIGSSLASVSGLVISKLMNASWPAVVSVQAALIAFSVSALIGIFFGLYPANKASGLTPTEALRHD; this is encoded by the coding sequence ATGCAGATTACACAAGGGGTGACTGTGGGTTTATCAGCGCTGCAACGCAATAAGTTGCGCTCTGTGCTTACAACACTCGGGATTATCATCGGTATCGCAGCGGTTGTGGCTGTCGTTTCTGTTGGCGGTGGTGCGGAACATCTTATGCTCGCTGAATTAGAACGAATCGGCGGGGCAGGACTGATTGTCTGCTTTCGGAAAGATACATTTCGTAGAGAGGATGGTTCGTATGTCGAAAATAAGCATCCAGCGTATATTGAATACGAGGATCTGGATTTTCTGCTTGAGAATTGCCCCTCTCTTAAAACAGCTACAGCACTGTCAGAGTGGACGCTCACCGTATCGCACAAGCACGTGAATCAATCGCTTCAGATCGTGGGTGCTACACCTTTCTATGAAGAGGTTAATAACTGGTACGTTCAAGCCGGCAGATTTATGACACAGAGCGACATGGAACGGAGAGAACCCATCTGTGTCATCGGTTCTGAAGTTCGCAAGGACCTCTTTGAGGGAGAAGACCCGATTGGACTTGAACTCAGAGTCGGCGAGGAACGGTTCACTGTCATTGGGGTGATGGAGGAGAAGGGCAACAGCATGGCGAGTGAGGGGTGGGATAACCGGGTAATTATCCCCATCACGACAATGGAAATTCGGTTTATCGGGCAGCAGAAAGGTTGGATGTACTTATGGGCGCAAGCCGAGAGTTATGAAAAGGTGGAACAAGCCGTCGCTGAAATCAAAGTCGCCATGCGACAGCAGCACGGAGATGAAAAATATTTTCAATTCTTCACCGCGAAGGAGATTATAAAACAGGTAGGTAACGTCAGTCGAATCGTTCAGGTGCTCTTGGGTGGCGTTGCGAGTGTTGCTTTGTTCGTTGGCGGCATTGGAATCATGAATATTATGTTGGTCTCCGTAACAGAGAGAACCCGTGAAATCGGCTTGCGCAAAGCCGTCGGTGCAAAACGTCGTGACATCCTGATCCAATTCCTCATTGAAGCCATTGTTTTAAGCATTTGTGGTGGGCTTATCGGCATTTTCATCGGAAGTAGTCTTGCCTCTGTTTCGGGTTTGGTTATTTCAAAACTGATGAATGCGAGTTGGCCCGCTGTTGTCTCCGTCCAAGCCGCCTTAATCGCGTTTAGCGTCTCCGCATTAATCGGCATATTTTTTGGACTTTATCCAGCGAACAAAGCCTCAGGCCTCACCCCAACAGAGGCACTGCGTCATGACTAA
- a CDS encoding transposase, which yields MRKTYKHKFQHQSNTIKLGNMIDEMWQIHVHILLLERRYYRMFGKNVSAYRLNRHVAKLKKRTKPHWADLPSQVVQDVVLRYGKSQDAFFQNKKDRKAGKTNRKVGKPKIKPRHKYNSMTFTQTGYALEENRIKINCIDTWFSFHKHREIKGLIKTITIKRDRCGDYWIYFSCENVGDSKPKSKTGKSAGFDYGNKTFLTSSEGDKIESPQFFKQSLKTLQSLNKALSRKVKGSNNWYRACRALARHHRKVARQRSDWQWKLATELCAQFDTLCFETLNLEGMKRLWGRKVSDHAFYQFLQILEQKCAKHGKNFVQIGQWTATTKPCSDCGYHNKELSLNDRQWTCPECGSHHDRDINAAINIKQAGLAA from the coding sequence GTGAGAAAAACCTATAAACACAAGTTCCAGCACCAATCGAATACAATCAAACTTGGTAACATGATTGACGAGATGTGGCAGATACATGTGCATATCCTGCTGTTGGAGCGTCGGTATTATCGTATGTTTGGCAAAAATGTTTCAGCCTACAGACTCAATAGACATGTTGCGAAACTCAAAAAACGGACGAAACCGCATTGGGCAGACCTACCGAGTCAAGTTGTCCAAGACGTTGTATTGCGATATGGCAAATCACAAGATGCTTTTTTTCAGAACAAGAAAGACCGCAAAGCAGGTAAAACAAACCGAAAAGTCGGTAAACCGAAAATCAAGCCTCGCCACAAATACAACTCTATGACGTTCACACAAACAGGCTATGCACTTGAAGAGAATCGTATTAAAATCAATTGCATAGATACCTGGTTTTCTTTCCACAAACACCGCGAAATCAAAGGACTGATCAAGACGATCACAATCAAACGTGATAGGTGCGGAGACTATTGGATATATTTTTCGTGCGAGAATGTTGGCGATTCCAAGCCGAAATCCAAGACGGGTAAGAGCGCAGGGTTTGACTACGGAAACAAGACATTCCTCACAAGCAGCGAAGGCGATAAGATAGAATCTCCGCAGTTTTTCAAACAATCCCTCAAGACGTTGCAATCTCTCAACAAAGCCCTGAGTCGTAAAGTCAAAGGTTCTAACAATTGGTATCGTGCCTGTCGTGCTTTGGCGAGGCACCACAGAAAAGTTGCCAGACAAAGATCAGATTGGCAGTGGAAACTCGCCACCGAACTCTGCGCACAATTTGATACGCTTTGCTTTGAAACTTTGAACCTTGAGGGTATGAAACGGTTGTGGGGACGTAAGGTCTCTGACCACGCCTTCTATCAGTTTCTGCAGATATTGGAACAGAAGTGTGCAAAGCACGGTAAAAACTTCGTTCAAATCGGACAATGGACTGCCACGACGAAGCCTTGCAGTGATTGCGGTTACCACAACAAAGAACTCTCTCTTAACGATAGACAGTGGACATGTCCTGAATGTGGTTCTCACCATGATCGAGACATCAACGCTGCTATCAATATCAAACAGGCAGGCTTGGCTGCCTAA
- a CDS encoding ATP-binding cassette domain-containing protein: MIEVDNLSKIFKVYHHRKGFFGSFVNLFSRKHRIVQAVDRVSFSVARGEIVGYLGPNGAGKSTTIKMLTGILVPTSGSVTVNGYIPHRQRKENAKHIGVVFGQRSHLWFDLPVQESFELLQRIYRIPETQYRYNVEMFEELLGLGDFFRIPVRQLSLGQRMRADIAAALLHNPDVLFLDEPTIGLDVVAKARIRQFIQKINAERQVTVVLTTHDLDDVEKLCKRVILIDNARLCFDGELATLRRLLSTERLLTVDYAEVYPDISVPNAHVTYQDGARVQYRFSPEEISTADLIGTILQKFRIVDISVQEPDIEELIKTVYEDNSLIFP, encoded by the coding sequence ATGATTGAAGTTGACAACCTTAGCAAAATTTTCAAGGTTTATCATCACCGCAAAGGATTTTTCGGGAGTTTTGTGAACCTCTTTTCTCGCAAACACCGTATTGTCCAAGCAGTGGACAGGGTCTCCTTTAGTGTAGCACGCGGTGAAATCGTCGGGTATTTGGGACCCAACGGTGCTGGAAAGTCAACGACTATCAAAATGCTGACCGGCATTTTGGTGCCGACATCGGGCAGTGTAACTGTGAATGGATATATCCCGCATCGGCAGCGAAAAGAAAACGCCAAACACATTGGGGTCGTGTTTGGACAAAGATCGCATCTGTGGTTCGATTTACCCGTTCAAGAGTCGTTTGAACTCCTACAACGTATCTATCGGATTCCGGAGACGCAATATCGCTACAACGTCGAGATGTTTGAGGAGTTGCTCGGTCTTGGTGATTTTTTCCGGATACCTGTTCGTCAGTTGAGTCTCGGTCAGCGAATGCGTGCCGACATCGCCGCTGCCCTGCTCCACAATCCGGATGTTCTGTTTCTTGATGAACCGACGATCGGTTTGGATGTTGTCGCTAAGGCGCGTATCCGACAGTTTATCCAAAAAATTAACGCTGAACGACAGGTAACGGTTGTGTTGACAACACACGATTTAGACGATGTCGAAAAACTCTGCAAGCGTGTGATTCTCATTGACAACGCCCGTCTCTGTTTTGATGGGGAACTTGCCACACTTCGGCGGCTACTTTCAACGGAACGGCTCTTGACTGTTGATTACGCCGAAGTCTATCCGGACATCAGTGTCCCCAACGCACATGTTACCTATCAGGACGGTGCCCGCGTGCAGTATCGATTCTCTCCTGAAGAAATCAGCACGGCGGATCTTATCGGGACAATCCTCCAAAAGTTCAGAATTGTAGACATATCCGTCCAGGAACCGGATATTGAGGAGTTAATCAAAACCGTTTACGAGGACAACTCTTTGATTTTTCCTTAA
- a CDS encoding UTP--glucose-1-phosphate uridylyltransferase, with product MKSGLKKTEWKPIIKKAVIPIAGYGTRLFPATKAVPKALFPIVAQDGIAKPIIQLIIEEALTAGVEEVCLVAQPQQVEPIAGYFSSDVADAIREKPELAAQADRLGEISERLHFAIQAEPEGFGHAVYCAKDFAAGEPVMILLGDHLYISDSGISCAKQLAEIYTQVGQSVTSLDLCHESELSLNGIVHGNPSTESPRGFTLAQISEKPTAEFAQEHLRVEGVPDQQYLCNFGIDLLNPLLFDILDYNYRHQIVTHGEIQLRDAMSEMIKQEGMYGYRVAGGRYDTGNPQDLLKTVNAFGLQSPYREMLENENQQ from the coding sequence ATTAAAAGCGGCTTAAAGAAAACGGAGTGGAAGCCCATCATTAAAAAAGCGGTTATTCCTATTGCTGGATACGGGACACGCCTGTTCCCTGCAACGAAAGCCGTGCCGAAAGCACTCTTCCCAATTGTCGCTCAGGATGGTATCGCGAAACCGATCATTCAGCTGATTATTGAGGAGGCATTGACGGCAGGTGTGGAGGAGGTGTGTCTCGTTGCCCAACCCCAGCAGGTCGAACCGATTGCAGGCTATTTTTCCAGTGACGTTGCGGATGCGATTCGCGAGAAGCCGGAATTAGCCGCACAGGCGGATCGATTGGGAGAAATAAGCGAGCGGTTACATTTCGCGATTCAGGCAGAACCGGAAGGATTTGGACACGCCGTCTATTGTGCCAAAGATTTCGCCGCTGGTGAACCGGTCATGATTCTGCTTGGGGATCATCTCTATATTTCCGATTCAGGTATCTCCTGCGCGAAACAATTGGCGGAGATCTACACGCAGGTTGGGCAATCTGTGACGAGTCTTGATCTCTGTCATGAAAGCGAACTCTCGCTCAACGGCATCGTTCACGGCAATCCTTCTACTGAATCCCCGAGGGGCTTTACATTGGCACAAATCTCTGAAAAGCCGACGGCCGAGTTCGCGCAAGAACACCTCCGCGTCGAAGGTGTCCCCGATCAACAGTACCTCTGTAACTTCGGTATTGATCTTCTCAACCCCCTCCTCTTTGACATTCTGGACTATAACTACAGACACCAAATTGTGACGCATGGAGAGATTCAACTGCGGGATGCAATGTCAGAAATGATAAAACAGGAAGGCATGTACGGTTATCGCGTCGCAGGTGGGCGTTACGATACAGGAAACCCGCAGGACTTACTCAAAACTGTAAACGCCTTTGGTCTGCAGAGCCCCTATCGAGAAATGCTTGAGAATGAAAATCAACAGTGA
- a CDS encoding LamG domain-containing protein, which translates to MRLRNIKIICGLAALLTAFCYVTAADAQDFVIDGLVAMYTLNEADIDGKTVKDVFGGKDAKIEGTLKSVEGAADGTGEALEFEGDSYIEIPAMGEFEHVSIECYALEGQFGGIQGIVSTWQWAAGKVHFKFEGNQIQVHKNDGVKIRLNAEEERWYHIIYTSNTKDNELKLYVDGELVDEGNAGATPELMDERRIGSEHDGRFLIGMIDNVRIYDRILDEDEVAQNFESQSDQLPVEPAGKLSATWGYLKALRN; encoded by the coding sequence ATGCGTCTCAGAAATATCAAAATAATCTGTGGACTCGCCGCACTCCTCACAGCGTTCTGCTATGTGACAGCGGCTGATGCACAAGATTTCGTAATAGATGGACTCGTCGCCATGTATACGCTCAATGAAGCGGATATCGACGGTAAAACTGTCAAAGATGTCTTTGGGGGCAAAGATGCGAAGATTGAAGGCACCCTTAAATCCGTCGAGGGGGCAGCTGATGGCACGGGAGAAGCGTTGGAATTTGAAGGGGATAGTTACATCGAAATCCCAGCGATGGGTGAGTTTGAGCATGTGAGTATTGAATGCTATGCGCTTGAAGGGCAGTTCGGCGGCATTCAAGGCATCGTATCTACATGGCAGTGGGCGGCTGGCAAAGTCCACTTCAAATTTGAGGGGAATCAAATCCAAGTTCATAAGAACGATGGTGTGAAAATCCGCTTAAATGCTGAGGAGGAGAGGTGGTATCACATCATTTACACCAGCAATACCAAAGACAATGAGTTGAAACTCTATGTTGATGGCGAATTGGTTGACGAAGGGAACGCCGGCGCAACCCCTGAACTGATGGACGAACGCCGTATCGGTAGCGAACACGACGGTAGATTCCTGATCGGTATGATTGATAACGTCCGTATTTATGACCGGATCCTTGACGAAGACGAGGTTGCACAGAATTTTGAGTCGCAGAGCGATCAATTGCCTGTTGAACCTGCTGGGAAACTCTCAGCCACTTGGGGCTACCTCAAGGCATTGAGAAATTAA
- a CDS encoding PqqD family protein, whose product MLNRILYTLKLKKRPDVDRTQVMKSFPVRNQLITWEIDDKGEASLVVPQKDKLWIRLTSKLFMLPNKRVIVLDSIGTYVWQMCDGKHNISQIIKGVQKQYQLTRKEAETSLFTFMQQLGKRNFIGFAIPTAQQNTPATPEPEPAKSGFFGFLQRR is encoded by the coding sequence ATGCTAAATAGAATTCTATATACCCTCAAACTCAAGAAACGTCCAGATGTGGACCGAACGCAGGTGATGAAGTCCTTCCCTGTGCGGAATCAGTTGATAACTTGGGAGATAGACGACAAAGGTGAAGCCTCACTCGTCGTTCCACAGAAAGACAAACTCTGGATCCGACTCACCAGTAAACTTTTTATGCTGCCAAATAAAAGGGTTATCGTGTTGGATTCCATCGGGACGTATGTATGGCAGATGTGCGACGGTAAGCATAACATTTCGCAGATTATAAAAGGGGTCCAAAAACAGTATCAGTTGACGCGGAAAGAAGCGGAAACCTCCCTCTTTACGTTTATGCAGCAACTCGGTAAACGAAATTTCATAGGGTTCGCCATCCCTACCGCTCAACAGAACACGCCTGCAACACCTGAACCCGAACCCGCAAAATCAGGGTTCTTTGGATTTCTACAGAGGCGATAA
- a CDS encoding aminotransferase class V-fold PLP-dependent enzyme produces MNIYKRLGIRTVINGNATLTRLGGSIMPSEVVAAMADAAKHFVDIIELQKRVGEEIAKLTHNEAAYVSCGAAAALTLSTAACITGLDPNKREKLPHLDPSMKSEVIVHRHGRVGYDFAVRQAGVTFVEIGDEKGTTPDELENAITEKTAAIFYFANPSREHLWVPYEEAISIAKKHNVPLIVDAAAQLPPPENLWRFTQMGADLALFSGGKGLCGPQSSGLIVGKKALIEATAFNGPPHPFIGRGMKVGKEELVGLLAAIEWYLNQDHDKLQQSYEDQVTYYDEVFTDIQGVTVHRIFPSEAGQPMPRTEIRFDAEHLGITRNEILQQLAEGEPAIDIPGTGENSVIINGQTLMPGEVEIIAERLKEILDGT; encoded by the coding sequence ATGAATATCTACAAACGCTTAGGCATTCGCACAGTCATCAACGGTAACGCAACGCTCACACGGCTCGGTGGTTCGATTATGCCATCCGAGGTCGTCGCGGCGATGGCGGACGCTGCCAAACACTTTGTAGACATCATCGAACTCCAAAAACGGGTCGGGGAAGAGATTGCGAAACTCACTCACAACGAAGCGGCGTATGTCTCCTGTGGTGCCGCTGCTGCCCTGACACTCAGCACAGCGGCGTGTATCACTGGACTTGACCCTAACAAGCGTGAAAAATTGCCTCACCTTGATCCATCGATGAAAAGTGAAGTCATTGTGCATCGTCACGGTCGCGTCGGATACGATTTTGCCGTTCGGCAGGCCGGTGTCACATTCGTAGAAATAGGAGACGAAAAGGGGACGACCCCTGATGAATTAGAAAACGCCATTACGGAAAAGACCGCCGCGATTTTCTACTTCGCAAACCCCAGTAGGGAACATCTCTGGGTACCTTATGAAGAAGCCATCTCAATAGCCAAAAAGCACAATGTCCCTCTTATCGTTGATGCCGCCGCACAGTTACCACCCCCAGAAAATCTATGGCGTTTCACACAGATGGGTGCGGATTTGGCACTCTTTAGCGGCGGAAAAGGCTTGTGCGGACCACAGAGCAGTGGGTTAATCGTCGGAAAAAAAGCGTTGATTGAAGCTACCGCCTTCAACGGACCCCCGCACCCTTTTATCGGTAGGGGGATGAAGGTGGGGAAAGAAGAGTTGGTAGGACTCCTTGCCGCTATCGAATGGTACTTGAATCAGGACCACGACAAATTACAGCAGTCCTACGAGGATCAGGTTACCTACTACGACGAAGTGTTCACAGATATCCAAGGTGTTACAGTACATCGTATCTTTCCCTCCGAAGCCGGACAACCGATGCCCCGCACCGAAATCCGATTTGATGCGGAACACCTCGGCATCACACGGAACGAAATCCTTCAGCAACTCGCAGAGGGCGAACCCGCTATTGACATCCCAGGAACAGGGGAAAACAGTGTCATCATCAATGGACAAACGCTAATGCCCGGAGAGGTAGAAATCATCGCCGAAAGACTAAAGGAAATTCTCGATGGAACTTAA
- a CDS encoding metal-dependent hydrolase: MELNNGIRLTWLGHSTFKIEVDGQTLLIDPWVTNNPVCPDALKTFDRLDAILITHGHADHISDAAPLAKKHGSTVVSIVEIAGWLGNQGVENTIGMNKGGTVTVGGVKATMVSANHSSSFTEENGTTVYLGEPAGYVIEFGNGYKIYHAGDTNVFGDMRIIGEIYQPDLALLPIGDHFTMGPREAAYAAQLLNVPAILPIHYGTFPLLTGTPEELRKLTASQDVEIISLEVGETLESKVPTT, encoded by the coding sequence ATGGAACTTAACAATGGTATTCGCCTGACATGGCTCGGACACTCCACCTTTAAAATCGAAGTAGACGGGCAAACGCTCCTCATAGATCCGTGGGTCACTAACAACCCAGTGTGTCCTGATGCGCTCAAGACCTTTGACCGTCTTGATGCAATCCTCATAACGCACGGGCACGCCGATCACATTAGCGATGCAGCACCATTGGCGAAAAAACATGGATCGACAGTTGTGTCTATCGTTGAAATTGCAGGATGGCTTGGTAATCAAGGGGTCGAGAACACGATCGGTATGAATAAGGGTGGCACTGTCACTGTCGGCGGCGTGAAAGCAACAATGGTCTCAGCAAACCATAGTAGTAGCTTCACAGAAGAAAACGGCACAACAGTTTATCTGGGTGAACCCGCAGGCTACGTAATTGAATTCGGGAACGGCTACAAAATTTACCACGCCGGGGATACGAATGTCTTCGGAGATATGCGGATTATCGGTGAGATTTACCAACCCGACCTTGCGTTGCTCCCCATTGGCGACCATTTTACAATGGGACCGCGTGAAGCCGCTTACGCCGCGCAATTGCTCAACGTCCCAGCGATTCTGCCCATTCATTATGGGACTTTTCCACTGTTGACAGGAACACCCGAAGAACTCCGTAAGTTGACGGCGTCTCAGGATGTGGAAATTATTTCGTTAGAGGTTGGGGAAACGTTAGAGTCAAAGGTACCCACAACCTGA
- a CDS encoding ABC transporter ATP-binding protein, with protein sequence MNIPTEIGDVNAILSETPEKFQRILPKENTVRVRNLIKRYEMGTQTVDALRGVNFQIQRGEYISIMGPSGSGKSTLFNMIGGLDKPTEGRVYIDEVDIAQLDAYELAWLRCRKIGYIFQAFNLIPVMTALENVSLPMIFAGMSADESREKGVDLLTLVGLGDRVQHKPLELSGGQQQRVAIARSLANDPAIVLADEPTGNLDTKTGLEIIALLRRLNAENGVTIITATHDHKMLDVSDRIFHMADGKVDKIESRDEIDLHVGKLDGEEVG encoded by the coding sequence ATGAATATCCCAACAGAAATAGGCGATGTTAATGCGATTCTCTCCGAGACACCAGAAAAGTTTCAACGCATCCTGCCAAAGGAAAATACAGTTCGCGTCCGGAACCTCATCAAACGATATGAGATGGGAACACAGACCGTGGATGCACTCCGCGGTGTCAATTTCCAAATCCAGCGGGGTGAGTATATCTCTATTATGGGTCCCTCCGGTTCAGGGAAATCAACGTTATTCAACATGATTGGTGGCTTAGATAAACCGACCGAAGGCAGAGTCTACATTGATGAGGTGGACATCGCACAACTCGACGCGTACGAACTCGCGTGGCTCCGCTGCCGAAAGATCGGTTATATCTTTCAAGCGTTCAACCTTATCCCTGTTATGACCGCACTCGAAAACGTCTCACTTCCGATGATCTTCGCCGGTATGAGTGCCGACGAAAGCAGAGAAAAAGGCGTTGACCTCCTTACACTCGTTGGACTCGGTGATCGCGTGCAACACAAGCCGTTAGAACTCTCCGGTGGACAGCAACAGCGTGTCGCAATCGCACGTTCGCTCGCAAATGATCCCGCAATCGTTCTCGCCGATGAACCGACAGGAAACTTGGACACCAAAACCGGGCTTGAAATTATTGCCTTACTCCGTCGACTCAATGCTGAAAACGGCGTAACCATCATCACCGCAACACACGATCACAAAATGTTAGATGTCTCCGACCGCATCTTCCACATGGCAGACGGTAAGGTGGACAAGATTGAGTCGCGCGATGAGATTGACCTCCACGTCGGTAAATTGGACGGTGAGGAAGTCGGGTAA
- a CDS encoding Gfo/Idh/MocA family oxidoreductase has protein sequence MTKKEQRAVLNQTTKVRAAIVGLGWPGMQHLKGYTADPRSEVIAICDLDKKQVRQVASEHKIPNTYTSHLEMLKNKDIDAVSVCLPNFLHAPIAIDALNAGKHVLCEKPPARSAQEAKAMADAATQNGKTLMYALVQRFDGSTQRLKQLIREGQLGEIYFGKAGYVRRRGVPIGREGWFVDKERAGGGALIDIGVHALDCVWWLMNSPRPVEVMGTSYSHFKHLVPDDVKYDVDDATFAQIRFENGATIILETTWALNLPGDNYVKVAGTKAGATLSPFTLYTEKDGKDLDKPLNAPSINGFDEEVKHFVGCIVDGKEPISSAEQGIMLMQMLDGIYESAEKGRSVPIADLSAATG, from the coding sequence ATGACTAAAAAGGAGCAACGTGCTGTGTTAAATCAAACAACGAAGGTCCGCGCCGCTATCGTCGGACTCGGTTGGCCCGGGATGCAACATCTCAAAGGTTATACTGCCGATCCGCGTTCAGAAGTGATTGCCATCTGCGATTTAGATAAGAAGCAGGTCAGGCAGGTAGCATCGGAACATAAAATACCGAATACCTATACCAGCCACTTGGAGATGTTAAAAAATAAGGATATCGATGCCGTTAGTGTTTGTCTACCGAACTTCCTCCACGCCCCAATCGCTATTGATGCATTGAACGCTGGTAAGCACGTGCTTTGTGAAAAGCCGCCTGCTCGAAGTGCACAGGAAGCGAAGGCTATGGCGGATGCCGCCACTCAAAATGGAAAGACCTTAATGTATGCCCTCGTGCAGCGATTTGATGGAAGCACTCAGCGGCTGAAGCAGTTGATACGCGAAGGTCAACTCGGTGAGATCTACTTCGGTAAAGCGGGGTATGTTCGACGGCGGGGTGTTCCTATCGGCAGGGAAGGGTGGTTTGTTGATAAAGAACGCGCAGGCGGTGGAGCTCTCATTGATATTGGCGTCCATGCGTTAGATTGTGTGTGGTGGCTAATGAATTCTCCGAGGCCCGTTGAAGTTATGGGAACCTCCTATTCCCACTTTAAGCATCTGGTGCCTGATGACGTTAAATATGACGTGGACGATGCGACCTTCGCACAGATCCGCTTTGAAAACGGCGCGACGATTATCCTTGAAACGACGTGGGCATTGAACCTGCCGGGCGACAATTACGTTAAGGTCGCAGGAACAAAAGCAGGGGCGACCCTCAGTCCCTTCACGCTCTACACCGAAAAAGATGGCAAGGACTTGGATAAACCTCTTAACGCGCCTTCGATTAATGGTTTTGACGAAGAAGTAAAACACTTCGTAGGGTGTATTGTTGATGGTAAAGAGCCTATCTCTTCGGCGGAACAGGGTATCATGCTGATGCAGATGCTTGATGGTATCTACGAATCCGCAGAAAAGGGACGATCTGTACCTATCGCAGATCTAAGTGCCGCAACCGGATGA